Proteins encoded in a region of the Cetobacterium sp. ZOR0034 genome:
- a CDS encoding homoserine O-succinyltransferase produces the protein MINLMPIKQEVEYQFSTIFEKIDRDIELKYIYPTTHSYKNISLDYLREKYIPMNKIGEDVYDAFIVTGAPIERYKYEDVDFWQEIDSFFKKNKHPTIYICWGAQGALYSKFGIEKYELDKKLFGVYEHEIKEKNPFIKNRFYAPHSRNTYNKKESIEEAGLIIIGESDEAGVYMCSTADYKSIFISGHSEYQPERLKFEFERDRGEIPKNYFVENNPENEILFNWENHRDEFYKNWIEFIGG, from the coding sequence ATTATAAATTTGATGCCAATAAAACAAGAGGTTGAATATCAATTTTCAACAATCTTTGAAAAAATAGATAGAGATATTGAGTTAAAATATATATATCCCACAACTCATAGTTACAAAAATATATCTTTAGATTATTTAAGAGAAAAATATATTCCAATGAATAAGATAGGAGAGGATGTCTATGATGCTTTCATTGTAACAGGAGCTCCAATAGAGAGATATAAATATGAAGACGTAGATTTTTGGCAAGAAATTGATAGCTTTTTTAAAAAAAATAAGCATCCAACTATTTATATATGCTGGGGTGCTCAAGGAGCTTTATACTCAAAGTTCGGAATAGAAAAATATGAGTTGGATAAAAAGTTATTTGGTGTGTATGAACATGAGATAAAAGAAAAAAATCCATTTATAAAAAATAGATTTTATGCTCCTCATTCGAGAAATACATACAATAAAAAGGAGAGCATTGAAGAAGCGGGATTGATTATAATTGGGGAATCCGATGAAGCTGGAGTATACATGTGTTCAACAGCTGATTATAAGAGTATATTTATATCAGGGCATAGTGAATATCAACCTGAACGATTAAAATTTGAATTTGAAAGAGATAGAGGAGAGATTCCTAAGAATTATTTTGTAGAGAATAATCCAGAGAATGAAATACTTTTTAATTGGGAAAATCATAGAGATGAATTTTATAAAAATTGGATAGAGTTTATAGGAGGGTAA
- a CDS encoding homoserine dehydrogenase: MKIGIIGIGTVGGGVLELLKKEKKNIEKRVGEKIEVSWICDLKESVNKDSSYRFTKDYEDILKDESVETIIELIGGNTVAFSIAKETLKNGKNLITANKYLLATKGKEIFGLAKENGVKIFFEAAVAGGTPAVSSIYEGTFSGGIKRIRGVLNGTSNYILSKMEEGCSYEAALSLAQSNGYAELDPTFDVKGIDTAHKISLLSYLVWDELVDFEKIKIEGIDKITKEQVEVAKSLGKRFKLIGEAIKIENEIEIYVQPSLLDKEDQLYGVKDAYNGIESYGEHLGETFFYGKGAGALPTANAIISDLYKIKNSNAWN; this comes from the coding sequence ATGAAGATAGGAATTATAGGAATTGGAACTGTTGGCGGAGGAGTATTGGAGCTTTTAAAGAAAGAGAAAAAAAATATAGAAAAAAGAGTTGGAGAAAAGATTGAGGTTTCTTGGATCTGTGATTTGAAAGAGAGCGTAAATAAAGATAGTAGCTATAGATTCACTAAAGATTATGAGGATATTTTAAAAGATGAGAGTGTAGAAACAATAATTGAATTGATAGGAGGAAACACAGTAGCCTTTTCTATAGCTAAAGAAACCCTAAAAAATGGTAAGAATCTAATAACTGCAAATAAATATCTTTTAGCAACAAAGGGAAAGGAGATTTTTGGATTAGCAAAAGAGAATGGTGTGAAAATATTCTTTGAAGCTGCGGTGGCAGGTGGAACACCAGCTGTATCTTCAATCTATGAAGGTACATTTTCTGGAGGAATAAAAAGAATTAGAGGAGTTTTAAATGGAACTTCAAACTATATCTTAAGTAAGATGGAAGAGGGATGTAGCTATGAAGCTGCTCTTAGTTTAGCACAGAGTAATGGATATGCAGAGCTAGATCCAACATTTGATGTAAAAGGAATTGACACAGCTCATAAAATTAGTTTATTATCATATTTAGTATGGGATGAGCTTGTAGATTTCGAAAAAATAAAAATAGAAGGAATTGATAAAATAACAAAAGAGCAGGTTGAAGTTGCTAAAAGTTTAGGAAAAAGATTTAAACTTATAGGAGAGGCTATAAAAATTGAAAATGAGATTGAAATATATGTACAACCATCTCTTCTGGATAAAGAGGATCAATTATATGGAGTAAAAGACGCATATAATGGTATCGAGAGTTATGGAGAACATTTAGGAGAGACATTCTTCTATGGAAAGGGAGCAGGAGCATTACCTACTGCAAATGCAATTATATCTGATTTATATAAAATTAAAAATTCAAATGCTTGGAATTAA